From Leptospira meyeri:
AAAGCAACTTGTTTGAAGCTAGCTTCTCTTGGAGCTAACATCGTTGTAGCGGACATGAATCCAGAAGCAACGAATGCAACAGCCGAAGAATTAAAATCCAAAGGTTACAAAGCAATCGCAGTAGTAGCAAACGTTTCTGTAGAAGAAGATGCTCAAAAACTAATTGATTCAGCAAAAAAAGAATTTGGAACAGTAGACATCCTAGTGAATAACGCAGGGATCACTCGTGACACTCTCCTTATGAGAATGAAAAAAGAGCAGTGGGATTCTGTCATAGCAGTAAACCTGACTGGAACTTATCTTTGTACACAAGCAGCGATCAAAGTAATGATGAAACAAGAAAATGGTGGATCTATCATCAACCTTTCTTCTATCTCTGGTGAAAACGGAAACATTGGACAAACAAACTACTCTGCTTCAAAAGCAGGTGTGATTGGTTTTACTAAAGCTGTGGCTCTTGAGATGGCTTCTAGAAAAGTTCGTTGTAACGCAATCGCTCCAGGTTTTATTGCAACTGAAATGACAGAAGCAATCCCTGAAAACATCAGACACGGTATGGTGCAAGCAATTCCATTAAAACGTGCTGGTCTTCCAGAAGACATTGCAAAC
This genomic window contains:
- a CDS encoding beta-ketoacyl-ACP reductase, translated to MISLSGKTAIVTGGARGIGKATCLKLASLGANIVVADMNPEATNATAEELKSKGYKAIAVVANVSVEEDAQKLIDSAKKEFGTVDILVNNAGITRDTLLMRMKKEQWDSVIAVNLTGTYLCTQAAIKVMMKQENGGSIINLSSISGENGNIGQTNYSASKAGVIGFTKAVALEMASRKVRCNAIAPGFIATEMTEAIPENIRHGMVQAIPLKRAGLPEDIANGIAFLASDAGMGRSDR